A window from Aerococcus sp. Group 1 encodes these proteins:
- a CDS encoding ABC transporter substrate-binding protein/permease has protein sequence MSLMKKLSHCFLAVLLMLTTLSGLLAPQVYGEEDKGQAPSENSLLQSIKDRGELRMGVSPDYPPFEFITMKDGQQTVAGADIELGQKIADDLGVKLNVVTMEFSSLLSSMEAGNIDIIISGMGYTEERAKSVDFSDGYQNDEQAIIIRKDDAEKIHDKDSFTPDMTVGYQQGSIQEGLANEQMPHVGKHAMQQLPDLISALLTGQIDGVIIDSGVGGAHVRAHEDALEMINGHFKLEDDNSKRVVMPKNQPDLQAAINQSVQEVKDQGLMDQWLDESYDLIISEGQEQAEQGVDWLSYWPYYWNGIKMTLLISAVSVVFGLTLGAILAVMRLTENKILSGIAMAYVEFIRGTPLMIQVLFMFLGIGGLFNVPALLSALIAVSLNSGAYISEIIRGGIQAVDKEQTEAARSLGLDRLTTLKKVIFPQSLRSIWPALGNEFVTLIKESSIVSTIGIAELTFQTRAVTSITYQGIIPLLISMVIYFILTFTLTKFLNRWEKQMNAKYA, from the coding sequence ATGTCATTGATGAAGAAATTGAGTCATTGCTTTTTAGCTGTTTTACTGATGCTAACGACCCTATCCGGTCTCTTAGCCCCACAAGTCTATGGTGAGGAAGACAAGGGCCAGGCCCCTAGCGAGAATTCACTCCTCCAAAGCATAAAAGACCGTGGTGAACTTCGAATGGGGGTTAGTCCTGACTATCCACCTTTTGAATTTATTACCATGAAAGACGGCCAACAAACCGTGGCTGGAGCGGATATTGAATTAGGACAAAAAATTGCCGATGACCTCGGGGTTAAATTAAATGTTGTGACTATGGAATTCTCTAGTCTCCTATCTTCCATGGAAGCGGGAAATATCGATATTATCATTTCTGGGATGGGGTATACTGAAGAAAGAGCTAAGTCGGTTGACTTCTCTGATGGTTACCAAAATGACGAACAAGCCATTATTATCCGCAAAGATGATGCTGAAAAGATCCATGATAAAGATTCTTTCACTCCCGATATGACGGTAGGTTACCAACAAGGATCGATTCAAGAAGGGCTAGCCAATGAACAAATGCCTCATGTGGGTAAGCATGCTATGCAACAACTCCCTGATTTAATCTCTGCCTTACTTACGGGGCAAATTGATGGAGTTATTATCGACTCTGGTGTGGGTGGTGCCCACGTTCGCGCCCATGAAGATGCCTTAGAAATGATCAATGGTCACTTTAAATTAGAAGACGATAACTCTAAACGGGTAGTTATGCCCAAAAACCAACCTGACCTACAAGCCGCTATCAACCAAAGTGTCCAAGAAGTCAAAGACCAAGGTTTGATGGATCAATGGCTAGATGAATCTTATGATTTGATTATTAGTGAAGGTCAAGAACAAGCTGAACAAGGGGTTGACTGGTTATCCTATTGGCCTTATTACTGGAACGGCATAAAAATGACTCTGCTGATTTCAGCGGTCAGTGTGGTCTTTGGCTTAACCCTAGGGGCTATCTTAGCTGTTATGCGTCTGACTGAGAACAAAATTTTATCCGGTATTGCTATGGCCTATGTTGAATTCATTCGGGGGACGCCTTTAATGATCCAAGTCCTCTTTATGTTCTTAGGAATCGGTGGATTATTTAACGTACCTGCCTTGCTTTCAGCCTTGATTGCGGTGTCCTTAAACTCGGGAGCTTATATTAGTGAGATTATCCGTGGGGGGATCCAAGCGGTTGATAAGGAGCAAACTGAAGCCGCACGTTCTCTTGGTTTAGACCGTTTGACCACCCTGAAGAAGGTTATCTTTCCACAATCTTTACGGTCAATTTGGCCAGCTTTGGGGAATGAATTTGTGACCTTGATTAAGGAGTCATCCATTGTATCGACTATCGGTATTGCTGAATTAACCTTCCAAACCCGGGCGGTTACCAGCATTACCTATCAAGGGATTATTCCATTGTTGATTTCTATGGTCATTTACTTTATCTTGACCTTTACCTTAACCAAGTTCTTGAACCGTTGGGAAAAACAAATGAATGCCAAATATGCTTAA
- the argH gene encoding argininosuccinate lyase gives MALWSNTYHQAMAESAYQLNQSLAIDLRLLPADLEASQAHAKMLGHQGIIAKEEAEALVASLGDMQKEYAQGELTIDPNSEDIHSFIESELTKRLGDIGKKVHTGRSRNDQVATAMKIYARTAADELLDQLDQVVEAFCQEAGQHLETIMPGYTHLQRAQAVTYGHYLMAYVEMFMRDYERLMDAQKRINHSMPLGAGALATTTFPLDRQLTTALLGFDAYAGNSIDAVSDRDYSIELLSALALISMHLSRYSEEMILWASQEFQLIVVDDRFSTGSSIMPQKKNLDIHELMRGKAGRVYGDLMAVLTIMKGIPLAYDKDLQEEKERLFDAIDTVQALLNLLPAILDATHPQVENMYQAAGKGYLNATDCADYLSAKGLPFRDAYRQVGDILKYCHEKDKTLEELSLEEYQSFNDLFEADIYQAIDLKHGVYARQVAGGPAPDQVKEHIAQVKERLKNYQNKRKEGKNEKCH, from the coding sequence ATGGCACTTTGGTCGAATACTTATCATCAAGCCATGGCTGAGTCAGCCTACCAGTTAAATCAATCCTTGGCTATTGACTTGCGGTTGCTTCCTGCAGATCTTGAGGCTAGCCAAGCCCATGCCAAAATGTTAGGTCATCAAGGGATTATTGCTAAAGAAGAAGCGGAAGCTTTAGTAGCAAGTCTAGGGGATATGCAAAAAGAATATGCCCAAGGAGAACTCACTATTGATCCTAATTCAGAAGATATTCATAGTTTTATTGAAAGTGAACTCACCAAACGCTTAGGTGATATTGGTAAGAAAGTCCATACTGGACGGAGCCGTAATGACCAAGTCGCCACGGCCATGAAAATCTATGCGCGCACAGCGGCCGACGAATTATTAGATCAATTGGACCAAGTGGTAGAGGCCTTTTGCCAGGAAGCAGGCCAACACCTAGAAACTATCATGCCTGGCTACACCCACTTGCAAAGAGCCCAAGCGGTTACTTATGGGCATTACCTGATGGCCTATGTGGAAATGTTTATGCGTGACTACGAGCGTTTGATGGATGCTCAAAAACGGATTAATCATTCCATGCCTTTAGGGGCAGGCGCCTTGGCCACTACCACTTTCCCCTTGGATCGGCAGTTAACGACAGCCTTATTAGGATTTGATGCCTACGCTGGGAATAGTATTGATGCGGTTTCCGACCGGGACTACAGTATTGAGTTACTGAGTGCCTTAGCCTTGATTAGTATGCACCTGAGCCGGTATAGTGAAGAAATGATCTTATGGGCCAGCCAAGAGTTCCAATTGATTGTAGTGGATGACCGCTTTTCTACGGGGTCATCGATTATGCCTCAGAAGAAGAACTTGGATATCCATGAATTAATGCGGGGCAAGGCTGGCCGGGTCTATGGCGACTTGATGGCGGTCTTAACCATCATGAAGGGAATCCCACTCGCCTATGATAAGGATTTACAAGAAGAAAAGGAAAGGCTCTTCGATGCCATTGATACAGTCCAAGCCTTACTTAACTTACTGCCAGCCATCTTGGATGCCACCCATCCTCAGGTGGAAAACATGTACCAAGCCGCGGGTAAGGGTTATTTAAATGCCACTGACTGTGCCGACTACCTGAGCGCTAAGGGCTTACCCTTCCGTGATGCTTATCGCCAAGTTGGGGATATTTTAAAGTATTGTCATGAAAAGGATAAAACTTTAGAGGAACTCTCCTTAGAAGAGTACCAATCCTTTAATGATTTATTTGAAGCCGATATCTACCAAGCCATTGATTTGAAACATGGAGTCTATGCCCGTCAGGTGGCTGGTGGACCAGCTCCAGACCAGGTCAAAGAACATATTGCCCAAGTGAAAGAACGTCTGAAAAACTATCAAAATAAGAGAAAAGAAGGGAAGAATGAAAAATGTCATTGA